In Mycteria americana isolate JAX WOST 10 ecotype Jacksonville Zoo and Gardens chromosome 4, USCA_MyAme_1.0, whole genome shotgun sequence, the genomic stretch AtcacactgattattttttttccccatcatgaAGATTGAATTTGTCTTAGGAAAcgctcattaaaaaaataattacccaGGAAGGAATTAGCTCCATTAGTTATAACAAATTACTCCTAAAATATCAAAGTTTCTCATTTGTAAAACTGtggaagatgaagaaatgcaTCGTTGTCGTATGTCCCCAGCTGTAATATTCCAGCCCCTCCTTCCCCTATTTTCCCACCCGTTATTTTTCCATTAGGATTTGCTCTGGCACTTTTTGTACCACCACCTCCAGCAACCGATTCTGAATCGCTATTACTTGGGTTTGCCCTTCAGGGCACCATTGGGCACTGGCACCGTAATGCTATATTCTAGGTCTGGAGCAGTCTTGGAAAACGTGGCTATGGAAACCATGTCTTCTCCAATGTCCACCTGAGACCTGTGCCTGCAAATGAGCAGCTTCTTCAGGGCCCGTTGGAAGTCCCGGTTCAGGAAAGCATAGAGCATTGGGTTGATGGTGGAGTTGCAATACCCTAGCCAAGTGATGATCTTGAAGGTGTCAACCAAGACCGTGCTGGTGGAGTCGGTGCCTCTGGCAGCGAGCCAGACGTTCAGGACAAAGTACGGCAGCCAGCACAGCACAAAAACTGAAATGATAATGCTAATGGTCCGCGTGGCCTTGTTCTCCAGCTGCAGATGGTTCTGCCGCTTGCTGTTGGGGTGGTAGTGAATCTCCAGGGTCTGAGACATAATACGAGTGGCCTTGAGCCGTGAAGCTCGGTAGATGAAGAAATACATGCTGCACATGACCATGAAGGGAATGAAAAACGCCAGCGCAGAAGCCACGATGGCAAAAATCCAGTTGGTGACAAAGATGCATTCTCTGCCTGCATCGAAGTCCACCCCGGGGATCTCGTTCCAGCCTTGCATGAcgggaaggaaggaaatgagggaGGAGTATACCCAGACCATGCAGGTCATCGCGATGCATCTGCGAAAGGAAagagatggggaggggagagagggtcTGAGTTATTCTGAGTTGAGAACATCCAGTACGATTCAGTCCCCATGGTAACCCGTGTGGGATATCCCTGCTCAGCGGTCCCACAGGgcttggagaagggaaaaagccGGGGTACAAGAAGTCCATACGTGAATATGTCTTAACGATTGGGTAATTGGGTCTGTGGTTTACAGGATTGGGGTCAGCGTAAGGGAtgctcagagctggctgaaaaaagaggaggaaaggtttTACAGAGGATTTTtgttaacatttaaaacaacAGCATGTAGATTTTTCTATTTGGTTTCAGCTCTAATATCTGGCCATTATCTTATCCTCTGAGGAGCAGTAGGGGTGGAGCTGATGGACACTAGATCCTCAGTACCGCTGCGGCACTTGCTCTGCTGTGCGGTGCTGAGGACCTAGTGTCCGTCATGGCATGCCGCGCAGCTCCCTCCTCGTTTGGCGACTGCCCGCGCTCCACAAGTCGTACACAGCAAGAGTTGCAGTGGGAAAAACATCCCCAAAAGAACCTGAACCCACCTTTTAAAGCACCCCGCGGCTGCAGCATCTTCTCTGCCCACCCTCAGACAACTTTCCCCATCATGTAGTCCTCATTTCAATGTTTCACATGAAACCTTGACAGGAGCTTAGAAACTCATCCTGTTTTCTCCGCATCTCCCCCATGAATATCACGTCAGAAAACGCTGTGAGTTTAAGAGGGGGAAGGCTACTGCTACATGCATTCTTCTGGGTGTCATTTCCCCTAGTCCTTGGGGAAATCCCCATGAAATGCCTGCAAAGGGCAGAAGTTGTAGGTACAAGTCAGCCCACACCACTGCTTTCTACCCCATTTTGCAACCCATCCTTAACTCAAAAAGTGCTTTCCCAGGAGCACCATCAAACCAGCTCAGCtgttctccttttcccctgcaCCACATTAAAAATTTTCTGCAAAGTTTTAAATGGTGCAAAGATCCTTTTGCCACATCGCTCTGCTTTTGGGCAGCAACTGCCAATAGCTCGTTTGGTCCCTAGTCAATATAGGCCATGGCCAAGTAAAAATTTGGAGGGACCCAAAGTGAGGAGCAACTCCACTCACCTGCCACGGGACATTCTTCTTGAATAGTGGTACGGGGTCACCACGGAGCAGTATCTGTCCAGGCTAATGAAGCACAACGTGACGATGGACGCGGTGCAGAACATGACATCAAAGGAGATCCAGACTTTGCAGAACAGCTTCCCGAACAACCACATCCCCGTCACCTCGTAAATGATACTGCCAGAGAAAACGGGTAGAAATCGAAGCTAGAAGGACTGATTTCATGCATTTCTTCAAGATTCCACTGAGGTAACATCACATTTTAACACAGAGGTACTAAAGAGGGGTGTGCAGCTCAGTTACACAGCAGGGATTCATCCTCAAAGTGCAACCCAAGGCAATAACCCACGTGGGGCGTGACTGAAGAAGACCAAACCTATGCTTCTTGCCTGCACTCTGTTATAAGAAAGTGCCTTGAAAGAGGTCCTTTGCCCCTCAAAGCTCCCCAAATTTACATCTGCACAGCTTTGTTTATCACAGCTTTTTCCAGTGCCCTATGCAGCATAGACTTTTATGATTTCTGCCCAATTCCTGGGGCATGGAAGATGCTCCCTCCTCCAAAAAACTCACTTTTCATCTGGTCTCATGCTCAAAACTAGAGGATTTCAactcttggttaaaaaaaagaaatcctaggaGGAAGCCTATGCAGCTTCTATGTTATGTAGCTCACAAATGCCTCAGGGAGGTAAACACACCGAAGAAAAGCAGACATTATGCcaaaattatttctaacaaaGTCAGGAGGGGCCTGTAAGAAGTGAGCAGCGAAGGAAGGAACATATGGCAGCTGTAGGAAGGCTAATGCATGTTTCTATAGCATTCAGTTAGATGCCATTCGCTTCCCCTTTCTT encodes the following:
- the LOC142408575 gene encoding histamine H2 receptor-like; its protein translation is MAQTQQDFNSGKMLMDKNESWLSNFSSAASSFVKGGGNWAGIGLQEVVIGLILTLIDLITLLGNTVVFICPVVEKRLRTVTYMFIMSLAMADFLVACLVMPFSIIYEVTGMWLFGKLFCKVWISFDVMFCTASIVTLCFISLDRYCSVVTPYHYSRRMSRGRCIAMTCMVWVYSSLISFLPVMQGWNEIPGVDFDAGRECIFVTNWIFAIVASALAFFIPFMVMCSMYFFIYRASRLKATRIMSQTLEIHYHPNSKRQNHLQLENKATRTISIIISVFVLCWLPYFVLNVWLAARGTDSTSTVLVDTFKIITWLGYCNSTINPMLYAFLNRDFQRALKKLLICRHRSQVDIGEDMVSIATFSKTAPDLEYSITVPVPNGALKGKPK